A single window of Coffea eugenioides isolate CCC68of chromosome 7, Ceug_1.0, whole genome shotgun sequence DNA harbors:
- the LOC113777212 gene encoding uncharacterized protein LOC113777212 codes for MEGLRKDFMSVGFKGSFSLGLLDPRHVLIRFDLEDDFHRCWLRGFWTFQGFAMRVFKWSPTFSTNIESSIVPVWIRLPFLPVHLFGKKPLFSIARLVGEPLRLDASTVTLSRPSVARICVEVDLLQSLPQWVWIWNGSTGFWQKVEYESLPDFCESCRKLGHSASSCRSQDHVVNHRDILATQQQVGPPKDSIPLEATDQPKEPELTVARVSAEVVHPDTGDQGSAQQHVSNADTQGRHNLVAQPQRSADAIAEAAAACSAHLVSATVVSNPKRTEVLPCPVPSESPKPSAFPPVLNKPLPCDIRMINAFGDADGKPLTHFRMLKDNKGLLVHVQF; via the coding sequence ATGGAGGGTCTACGGAAAGACTTCATGTCCGTTGGCTTTAAGGGTTCTTTCTCGTTGGGACTGCTTGACCCCAGGCATGTCCTAATCAGATTCGACCTCGAAGACGATTTTCATAGATGTTGGCTGCGCGGTTTCTGGACGTTCCAAGGCTTTGCAATGCGTGTGTTCAAGTGGTCTCCCACATTCTCTACAAATATCGAATCCTCTATAGTACCGGTCTGGATCCGGCTCCCGTTTCTCCCTGTCCACCTCTTTGGAAAAAAGCCTTTGTTCTCCATTGCTCGATTGGTTGGCGAACCCCTGCGCCTAGACGCATCCACAGTGACATTGTCGCGGCCTAGTGTGGCTCGCATCTGCGTTGAAGTTGATCTGTTACAGTCCCTCCCCCAATGGGTGTGGATTTGGAACGGGTCAACTGGTTTCTGGCAAAAGGTAGAATATGAAAGCCTACCAGATTTTTGCGAAAGTTGCAGGAAACTTGGCCACTCCGCCAGTTCCTGTCGATCGCAAGATCATGTTGTTAATCACCGGGATATCCTGGCTACGCAACAACAAGTCGGGCCTCCAAAGGATTCAATCCCGCTGGAGGCGACAGATCAACCTAAAGAACCAGAGCTGACTGTGGCTAGGGTTTCAGCCGAAGTAGTACATCCTGACACTGGGGATCAGGGATCCGCCCAACAACACGTCTCTAATGCGGATACCCAGGGACGACACAACTTAGTGGCCCAACCGCAGCGCTCTGCAGATGCAATCGCAGAAGCAGCGGCTGCCTGCTCTGCCCATTTGGTTTCGGCAACGGTAGTGAGTAATCCCAAGAGGACCGAGGTTCTGCCCTGTCCGGTCCCCTCAGAGTCTCCAAAGCCTTCGGCCTTTCCGCCGGTACTGAACAAGCCTCTTCCTTGCGACATAAGGATGATTAATGCCTTTGGCGACGCAGACGGGAAACCCTTGACTCACTTTCGGATGCTGAAGGACAACAAAGGCCTGCTCGTCCACGTGCAGTTTTGA